The Lepeophtheirus salmonis chromosome 13, UVic_Lsal_1.4, whole genome shotgun sequence genome segment caaatacaatatttagatatttgttatattacatttaaaatcagaggattttaaatcaattactGCTTAAATCAGCTTATTTAACTAAAtcggataaaatattttatttaaaggattACCAATATTAAATCCATTTTAGATGGGAAAATGGAAGTCACTTTCAAAGcatcaatgaaagaaaatgaattatacaCATGTACTtttgataaaagtaaaaatcttAAAGTGAAATCATGACACCTCAAATAATCGAAATATAATCATTCATTGATCCATAAATCTCTGGTTTGTTATACATCATTTTTCGAATAATTTAGGAGAGTATCTCCTGTAATTCAATGTTTTGCCTATTTATTATCAACATTTGcacaaattttgtttgttttttctacgAAGACTAAAATTAAAGACAttaatctcaaaaaaatatttataaatttcataaaacacaaaatattaaattcacaGCCATTATAGATATGATTATCATATTTGTTGGTTATGacataaaatctataaaaagttcAGAGTGGGGACACAATGCTTATTTTGAGTTATGAGGTTTCATTAAACGacagatgaaacaaaaaaaatacgagTTTTGATTTTATCCAATGATTTATTTGAGTTTATTGTATGTATGAATAAGAATACATTCTTTTGCGATTCTAGAAGCTTCCAACAAAATTGttgcaaatatatttgtgtatttcataatgtttttaatgaaaatcaaCACTATGGGTAAAAATGTTGTAGGAACAACAAAAAGGCAACACCTGTGTTGTTCTCCTCTGCGCCGGTCTAAGTGCAGAAAACGAATGCAGAGACTATTGACATCTCAATCCGGActgcttacaacatcaagaagtctatTAAGTACGCACCTCTTCCCAACAGTCAAAAAGAGCCCAAACTTCTGCATCAACAATATGGGTAACTTTTGGCATGTCGCAGTTTTGGGAGTCTTTGAGAAGAATGTCTGCAGCATTTGCAtccaaattgggattttctccaaGCTACCACCATGAGAGCATGGTACGACATTAATTGTCAAGACCTCGCAATTATTTTTCCAGGATTTTGATACTGGTATTGCATGTGAAGGaggagatattgaataaaaaatatagctaaatatagttttgagttgatttttcttgattctataaaaataacgttaattataattagtcatGCTGCTGCAAGATATGTGTCCTCTCtctgtaattttattttgaaataaactttcaaaatgatcaaattgtcaGCATTGATTTAATAATGGTTTGTATGAAGAAAACCTAATAAAAATTGCCTAAACCTGTTtggaatgacaaaaaaaaacaacttttaggaTTACAAAGGAAAGAAACAAAGcctttaatattgtataaaaattgataacttCAAGATATAAGAAACCGTCGTTATTTGGAGGGTGTCGTTAAAATTTTAGTaaccttataaatatatttatttttatgtagaaaatatatatatttactaatcaaaattttataatatcaagaGCAATTTGtttccataataaatatttttaactgtcTCATTAATAATTcgatagaaaattaattattacataaaattggcaattttgttcaactatttatagcaatatattataaaattcttggtcaaaaatagataaatatatattggccaatatccaaatattttcaCTTCTGCAAAAAATGCTTTCACAATATAGGTATCTATTGaacatgtacatatatcaagtataataatgtttaatttagtaCTAGACAGAGCATGAGTAATACTTCAAGGATtagatatcaaaaaataaagttgatcaATATGTGTCCAGTATTTCCCAACTTTTTCCATAGAAAACAATACATATCGTGTATATGTGAAGTATTCTTAATTCTGgtcttaaatttttaacaaataattttattccctAACAAAAAGGTCTTggtttgaaggaaaaaatagttattctaTGTTCATATTCTAACATAAAGGTAAAATGGAGCTTTTTCCATTCCAGTAAGAAAATGTTTCCTTCTGATCATAATACTTTGCATTTTActaaattcttaaattaaatcaattaccATTTAGAATACTTCGTTCATGGTTAAACTTTATGAACTTTTGATCTTAATGTACAGATCTGAAATCTAGAATCTTGGTCTAGtctttttatttggaatatttttgaaaaaaataaaatttttcggaaaaaaatttctaaaatccataattactcacagcaaaaaaatataaaaataattagtattttttttttttttactataaattttaaaaaaaaattcaaaaatctatagcaatttagaaaaaaaataatttttcggaaaataaattcaaatataacatcTTTTCTTCTGCTCCATAATTTGTTCATGTGGACGTCCCTGTTACTTGATTAAGTTCCCAGAAAAGGTACAAGCTAagttatctgttttttttttattgggagaaatcaaaaattacccATACAAAATCATGAGACTTGGTCTCAACACTCTGTATCATAGACGTGCTATTATAGATGTGATTACGCTCTGctgaattttaaacaaaaagacaaACCTATTTCCTCAACCCTGGATACCAAACAAAGGCTAACTCTTCTTTCAGGGAAAACTCTATAATCATACAATCTTCCAAAaccaaatatagtttttttaacagATTGCCTATTCTCTGAAATTATATATCACTATGGTTTAGTTTGGGAAATTAAGCTCACCTCAAGCgatttttacttcattattatatGTGTGTcacatatttattgataaattagttacattttcggatttttttgtttttattttctttgcacTTTGGGGtcataaatttatgttgttCAGTTGAGGGACGGGGGTTATCGATTTAAAGATTTTAGGATGAGGGGGAGTGAGGGCAAATGGTATATTTTGATGTCCACGACAATCAGAACTGATCACTTTTTCATTGATCATTGGGGCGTAGGGTTGGAGATGTAGCCCCCTccaaacaaaggatttttttttgtctcaaaggcccaaattatatttggagcaaaaaatttattccatgaattttttgatcaaaaattgcaaaaaccaaGCCAATAATAACATTTCTCTAAGAATTGGATATTGCTGTATATCACGTTTccgaaatagaaaaaagtacaaattggAAGTTAAATGTATCACAGAGgcgtcttaaaaaaaataattctagtatATAAGCCACATTGGTACTTGGAAGTtgctacaaaattattattttttaataaaattctacTTTGAATAAACATGGATAGAAAATGCCACATTCTATTCAATCTATCTGATTGTTAGACAAAAATaagagggtggtctgaaaactTTCCAACCTAGCATCACTCAGAAACAAAAGCTGGTCACATCTACCTCGTATGTATTgacagttataaaaaaatcttatttatttttcagcatAGTCTCCATAAAaatctacacacttctcccagcgaaGTTTTAGACGGGGCGGGTACACAGATGGGTGCATCACTCGGAGAAGTATGTAGAATTAGAAGAAGagtatattgaaaattaaaattaggatttttttttctcatataaactcactcaaacgactgttacgtAACAAATgcctgaaactttggtgagtaaatGTCATATGATGtgactaaattttatttatgagtgctgccatcttcacgtataggtaagaaacttttcagaccactctcgtatatatttttaagaatacagACTCAATGGTGTTAAGATTACAGAGGGTAAAATAACCATATTTAGTTTAGCAAATAAACTTTTGGGAAGGATAAGGCTAAAGTTTGtacaattaataaacaattgatTTTAGAAAACTAAACTGGggcttgtattattttttactaattattttgtaacaaaagtTATCAAATGATAAGCCATTAGTTCtgacaaaatgtatttgtagAATAAGCTATTGGAGGAAATCATATATACTGAGTATTTgggcatataaaaaaacaaaaatcaactgGGTAAtgctgacaatttgaaaaatgctttatcatctttaattatcattcaattgtaatagatcagctacaatcagctgtgacgagggagagaAGGAATTAAACAAGGAAATTGGCAAGAATAACTTTgatttcaatcctcaattctactctgagtccaataaagatttaaaattttaactccacaccaatttttcaagtttactctttgtcttttatgagtacagatgataagtttttgatataattgaatgtaattacaaaggaagtttactactcaggggtttaacaataatgaaaacagtacaggaaaagaaaattttctctTCAgatcatcaattaaaaaaaaactaaaaatacacacgatttacattcCTAATAATGTAATATGAAGGTAGAACTTGCATATGTATACGTAGAAATGGATCATTTTGAGTAGcacaaaacatcatttttaattacaaattgatgTACAATTTGTCCTCTCTTTTCTTTCATAAGAagagtaataataaaagaaaatatttaaaaagtcttaAGAGTTCACAAcaaactaataatttaataagaaaaataataattctacatatatcttcgtaaatgataaattatgtcaTATCCATaaagtttgagtaatttatatatgactatcattataatataattttttacactttatgAGTATATTGcactttttgcaaatatatatataagtttgttagattatcataaaatataatgggaGAAAAAAGTGACTAACTCTACATTATGGagaaaagaatcaaaaatatgctgcaactattttttgaagttattacAAAGTTTTCTTGGATCTCCTTTCAAATGagacatcaaaaaatatactttgacaaacatagatttaaaaagacacttctaaatttattatgacTTAGTTGCTGgccaaaaatgatgtttatcctacaattcatttatttcaaatttgttcatTGCAGGTCTGGTTGTGAGTCATCATCCAGGGAACTCTGTTCCTTCTCTACCTAAAAAGGAACGACTGGAAATGCAATTACGAAATGATATGGATTCATACTATACATCAGATGAAGTAATATATGATCCAAACGGGGGAGATATGGAAGGAAACGAAGATGATGAGCCTATACCAGAGTTTGACACCaatgttccaaaaaaatataacggcTGTTATTGGGAAAACTGCTAAACTTTACTGTAAAGTGAATAATCTTGGAAACAAATCGGTAAagcttcattaatttttattttgttttatatcataAGTTACATTTaccgaataatatttttataaaaattgatttatgaacTGTTAACTGCTAACTAGTtcaaactaaataatttacGTGTTTTTCATCTTACTAATTtccttttacaatattttatattttattttcgctCTTTAACGTGATTTTACCCATTTATTCAGCTGAACTAATCAACTTAATTTTATTGGAGTtttctgtttataaaaaaactattattcaaaaataacaaaagtttacttattgaaaatataattcccATTCAAACCCAAAAATGATGTAAGGGATTTGTGATATATACAAGGTACAATGAGGTGTAGTTCAATGTGTACAATAATCaaatgattttatcaaattagCTCGGTCGGCATAtcggaaaattataaaaacaaatttcttaaagataacttttttaaaggaaaagattatttaaattagtttgCTAGTTTGGGCCTTTTGAGATAAGgataatctaaatttttttccccttttaagggaaaaataagtatgagatcaatattttaataaatgcataCTAATGTCAGTTGATTTGATTAagtttacattatatttatgtagtcAAGAGAACGTGCAAATTAAAatcgaattaaaatataaaaacaaacttcaTATGAAACAGgctttacttataatattttttataaaaatgggtcTAGGAATTGTTAAGTCCTAACTAGTTCTGttaataaaattcttaatttccCCCCGTTATAGATATCTTGGCTAAGACATGATAACCTCCACATACTGACAGTTGGACGCTATACATACACATCAGACTCCCGTTTCGAGCCCATTAATCCGGAAGGAACAAACGAATGGATTCTACGTATCAGGCATGCTGCAAATGAAGATTCTGGAGTTTATGAGTGTCAAATAAGTTCTCAGCCTGTAAAAAGCCTCTTTGTAAATCTCCGTATTGTTAGTAAGTTGAcatttacattgaaaaaataatattttatataataactacgCTAAAAGGttgatcatttttaatttttattatttttaaaatgttgtcattgatttttttatcattatttaataaaaaaaagaaaaccattttttattttttttagacgaattataatataatttaattaattcaaagcttttttttctctatctgataggacaaaaaaattaatgttctcaTCCAGTAGagtacttttgtatttttctaaatcaTACTTGtctttatatatcatatttttttcatgtccatcggcacaaatattattttttactcaaaaccaTTAGTATGTTtacattttggtattttttgtacataaaataaccataaaagTGCAAAAAGGTCATTGGGGCACATTTTATGGGGttgtaatataactttaaataaaggTAAGGATGTGAGTTTTGtacagaaaaaatacattagaaaaggaaaaccattaagttttattattatttctttaaattattattattttcgcgTTGGTGAGAACACATACctccaaataaagaaattaataatcCTGTGTaccttttttagttttttatataagtttatagtaaaattataatatctatattaaaatataattgtaatgttTCCCTTATGATTATGGGATAATTATGATGatcaagaaaaaagtttttcttgattttttatgcaaaagCTAATTTTATGCATTGTTTGAGGGGTGCATAGAAAAATGACAGgattaacataataatttgtaCTATAATTAGTATATAAACCTTTAACTACTAACATATGTCCAATCACTTTATTCATTCATAATGACATAAAAagtcttaaatattatatgtacatatacttttaaaaaaaaaaatatttacattgtgTGTATTTTATACCCTGTCATATATATTCTGAAATTAATCttatacttttttcctttattatatcataaatgGTCCTTTCAAAGTAACATCATTAATcatatttctttgaagaaaaaaactaataattttttccttttttcttctatttaaagaaaaaaaaataataccatttTCTATATTACATACGCGCTTAATATATCTTCAATcatgagaaataaaaatattcaatcaaatcAAGACTAACTAGAGTCAGAGCCATTACTaagatttttacaaacttttctACCGACATCccacttttatttcaaataaaatgcaaaGCCTGTCTaccaaaaacataataatttgaagtaaccttagttcattaaatttttagtcaTATTATCCAAGGACGTCATCTACAAAATACCAAGCCTTCAAAatgccttttttaataaattttgtccatatttcatataatttggaaaataatatatctgtctattttttaaaggcatgtttttttttaaataaaagtaaattatatttttttaaatattgtcattCCTTTTTCAAACTCAATtatgaaatgactttttttaagatagaaatttcaattttttaaagtcactgcatataaaattaaagtttgttgACAGCCATCCctttttttctacttatatAATTAGAGGTGCATAAAACATGTCCTTGAAAGCGAGagttgattttaatattacattattagaACATGATTTTTGATtcatcaaatctattttttaagttattcattattaaattcttGAGCACAAAACATAGAAGTATACAGTAATAACTAGTGGCTGTCCCATGAAAGACGGGGAGTAACAGTGAGGGTTTGCTCAGGAGTTTTAAGCGGAAGTACCTCTTGGATTttgagtagaatggaggatcgacCTTGAAGTAAGTCCAGCTTATATTTTGCTGTGActtacggagtgggatttgtgtttatttcctttctctaaCGGTTCCTTGcagttgatttaataaaacggcATGACAgataagcttctctcctccgaaacattatttacagggtggtccattgaaatcgtGAAACTTacaaattctataattaatgaaggttgagacattgaaattaattcaaatttcaatatatttaagaaaaagcaATTAGTTACCAAACAAtgcaaacctgagctctctagcttacgtacaagccgaaaaaatgatacttgaacgttATCGACAAATTTTCAGTGGCGCACTCCAATCAGTTAGGCGTCTCCCGGACCACAATCTACGTCGTTAGCAAGTCTGAAATATCGGAGAGGAAGAATGATTCTTTCAAAAAGGGAAAACTGGAACCGGAGGAGTTGAAGAAAACAACCCAGGTCAATtgcctcaagtctatgaggccCCATGAAAGATATATCGGGGGTTTACACCAGACCGTCCAGAGAGCTTTCAAAAAAGTGCGTGGAAAGAGCTTTGTGTgggttggagaggccactttgacaacagaaatgaaagaaacacatgAAGGAgtttttggaattctttttttgacacttttgccctcccccctatagccctgatgccaacctcctcggctacaccttttggatgcatgtcaaggggaaggccaACAGTAGCCTAGCCACTGTCAGCcggcactgggatgccatgataaaggactacatctgcagcaggtGCCAGGCCTTTCACCACCACCGGGAAGCcgtcattgccgctaagggtaactacattaatgattaacagAGCTCAGACACCCATCTATTTggagtattaattttgttcaaattctatagtaatttaataaattataccgtgttgaagtttaaaattctaagcGTTCAGATTTTATTAGAACACTCGATAATTTTTGGTAGCaaccacattttatttttacatatcggtGAGATTTATATTatgcataattgaaaataatcaatggAGTAGGTGTTACTCATACACAATAATTATCAACAGCCTTTACTAacgtaataattatataattcaaatattcatcaatataaaataaaatatatataataaaattttgtagttttattcCCGATaccaaattacattattataaaagaaacattgTTTAGGcaaagttgataaaaatatatataatgaaagaactttttttcatatacaaattaGTAGCATAAAGATTTTGAATTAGtgtatacattgtacatatttatatatgtgcgATATACTGATAACAACATTAATTACGCTAAGTATTCAtgcaatattttacaaaagtatCACAATAAGTGGCATACCTTTTGGTTTGAAGCTTATTTGTTTGTGCAGaactatttgtaaatattttttttattaaatcaactttttattaaacttcacctactttttaaatccatagtGCGCGCACAAACTTTTATTGATTCTTCAGCCTTTGGTAAATcccttgataatatttttaatagtataagATGTTCATTATAtggtaatacatatatttgtttattaatagattttttgtaaatgacacatagcaaaaaaatatttcataaggaAACCTTTGAGTGACAAATGGGAGGAGGGTAGGGGGGAAGTCcccccaaaatatatttaactactttcattttcattatcaAGAAGCAAATTTTGTCATGGTTAAATCCTTGCTATCTCAATTTTAGTTATGCCTGATACCCTCTATTTTGTTCAATCTGGCAGTACACTATGAAgcaaaatccttattttggCAATGTGTACAAatatgcaaagtttttttttatttaatacttttcgTTAATGATGTATCTAACTAACCTCGTTAAGTAGTTTTCTTGTGCACACTTGTTCTTCTATACTAAAatattaggtatataaatacttttatgtatttaaatcttaaaaatagtaaaatatttaaaaaacaaaaatttacttttttctataatatataaatataaaattttaaaaaattattgggaaATAGTTACCTTTCATTAATGTagtctcatatttttatttaaaattgtgtatGAAGCTCTAAATAGCCTCCAAAATTTAACTCAATTATAGTATattctcaaatttataatatactcgcgaattaagttataaaaaaacaatattactgttcattaaattgttttttaatgccGGAACAAAAACATCcacacatattttgatcaaatgtatacaaaaaacataatattaatatttaagggTCTTGGctgttttttctgtaaaataaagcaCTGTGCGAtgtcatgtttatttattatttaatttatttaaagtactacaacagtaaagattcgaactaTATTCAAACCAAATACTACAcggttgtgtttatataattatcattaattaataaaaaaatatttttctataaaagaatTTAccttatatgacatatatagtaTAGAACAATACTCATTTAAAACGATAgaaccataaataattattgttcatatagtatatgaacaataattatttatcatattatcgttttaaattgaattaaaatatacaaccaTATATAGAATagcaatatattaaatattcttttttgaccATTTGCTCTAAATGTTCATTTGGCCAAATGTCacttcgacaaaaaaaaatccccagtaGTTCACTCGggcaaaacaataaaaaacaacgtGATACCTGTGCATGTgctcgaatttttttttaaacgatggctgcatttaaaaaataagtgttgAGATGgtgaaaaatttacttattttaaaccTATGGCATTCATAAAGGCACCAAAAATTACACTAATGTAAAGGATCAATGTAGGCTTTTCTCtctaagaaaatatttgctTAACCTTCACGTGTCTTCGTGTCATGGTGGGAAAGAAAAGCAATtacttagataaataaaatattaacattaatgTATACACATAACAATTCTATACTCATTAAGTTACTATCCCAATAATCATGAATCCATAAGTTtgcaaaagttatttctttaagtTGACTATATAATTATGcgcatttaataaaaagaagtataCAAGTAACTGAGATCGTCCATAAAagtaaaacttatattttttcaagaaacataaattatttcaagtatCTAAAGAAAGAAGTaccaggattttttttcttattggaaCTTATCTAAAAAGTGTAAACATTAAGATATTGATAGGGAGgggaaaatattgaagaaaacatacattaataataaactgACTAACAAgtcttttaaagttttttttttgtaataattatgattaattttttttctctcattattTTAGCTCCTATCGCATCCATcttgggaaaaaatgaaatgtttgtgGACGTTGGGAGCACAATAAATATAACATGCACTGTACATCATTCACCAGAACCACCAACCTCAATTAAATGGTTACATGATAGCGAAGTAAGTAGtgtcttcaataataaaaggtcatggttttgaataaatataattaaattaatgtgttTTATGTATTGATCTTTAACAAAGGACTTAAAATCGGTTCCACTTATGCTTTCTatccttgtaaaatattttaaaaagtaaaacagggagattttttttgtaatgactaTTAAAACTTTAGTAAATAAGTACTTTTAGTCGCaaacccctcccccccccctttacaAATACACTCTGTCTAATATTACATTAAGAAAGGTCAAAtgc includes the following:
- the LOC121128684 gene encoding zwei Ig domain protein zig-8; the encoded protein is MIQTGEIWKETKMMSLYQSLTPMFQKNITAVIGKTAKLYCKVNNLGNKSISWLRHDNLHILTVGRYTYTSDSRFEPINPEGTNEWILRIRHAANEDSGVYECQISSQPVKSLFVNLRIVTPIASILGKNEMFVDVGSTINITCTVHHSPEPPTSIKWLHDSEPIDYTSMRGGVSVLTNKAETTVSSLIIQLATPQDGGQYSCQAGEDLKPAVVKVHVLNGDNIQSLHTNSATKKEFLQIQLVSVTISIIELLNILSEY